From Candidatus Schekmanbacteria bacterium, one genomic window encodes:
- a CDS encoding DUF1931 domain-containing protein, translated as MALIVRSKVKEFLELNISEEFYAELEKKVEEILKKAEERAKANMRRTVFARDI; from the coding sequence ATGGCTCTGATTGTGAGAAGCAAGGTAAAAGAGTTTCTTGAGTTGAACATCTCTGAAGAGTTTTACGCTGAACTTGAAAAGAAGGTTGAAGAAATCCTGAAAAAAGCTGAAGAGAGAGCAAAGGCAAATATGCGAAGAACTGTTTTTGCAAGGGATATTTAG